AGTTGGTAATTAGTTTTCAGATTCGTATCGACATGATTTACGAAACGTCATAGAATCCTCGCCTGAATCTCAAGTCTAATCATTTCTCTCAAAATTCCCCCTAAATCACAATTCCCATTTCCAGGCTATTCATTCAATCGAAGAAGCCTCTACACGGTCGATTCTGATCCAGGCAACGGTCAAGCGTTTGCGCTGTCTCTTCAGGAATCTTGCTGTTGTCGTTGCTTTAGATTAATGGCTTCGAAGTAATTATTGAATCAAATAAAGCAGAGCAATCTGCTCTGTACTCGCTGAATCAAGGTTGATACCCGATGAAAACTCGAATGTTTCAACATACTGTTTTGCTGACATTCTGTTGCATTTTAGTGTATGGATGCCAGTCTGCTCCTTTTTCTCGTCGCTTTTTGAAAAACGAGTCGCTCACTCAAAAATCGAGTGAGACGGAAGAAGAATCAGCGATCCAGAAAAATTTGCGAGAAGCGATGGCAGCGGAACGCGAAAAAGGGCGTTTGGAGAGACAGCAGAGAAACGCACAATCTGACTCCCCGGAGAGTCTGGCCGAGATTTCAACACAAGAGGAAATGCTAAAACGTCTGACTGCGAAAGTAGAATCTCAGGCATTGCCTTTGAGTTCTACCCAAAAACCGATTCAACAGCCGGAGATCGCGACAGATGAATCGAAGGTCCTGCGCGAATTGAACCTGGCATACGATGCTGACCGGGCAGGGAATCTTGAGAAAGCACAAGGGTATTATCAACGCGTGCTTTCTATGGATCCAGATAACTATGAAGCATTGCATCGTCTGGCGATTATTGAAGATAAAAAGCAGAATTTTCCTGCAGCCGAAGCCTATTACCTGAGCGCACTCAAATTAGATCCGTCAAACTCTGATCTACTCAGCGATATAGGTTATTCTTACATGTTACAGGGACGTGATGATTACGGTGAACGGTATTTGCAGGAGGCACTGAAATATCAACCCGGTCATGTCCGCTCGCTTGATCACCTTGGCTGGTTCTACGGACGTACCGGACAATACGACCAGGCACTGGCTCTGTTTCGAATGACAGGCAGCGAAGCACAGGCACAACTGAAGTTTGCACAACTGTTTCCAGGTGTGGATCCGAATCAACCAACAGTACAGCCAGGCGTAGCACCGCAGCAAGTGCAGCAGCAGGTACCGAATCAAAATCCGGTTCAGATGGTTGCTCCCGACAACTCGGTTCCCCGGATTCAGCCGGTAGGGCAGGTTCAGACTGAATATCAACAGCCGGTTCAATACGCTGCAACTGGGAATCCTCATGCTGCAACAGAGCCAGTAATGAATCAAGCCAGCAATAATCCCACGTTGCAGATTGCAGAAATGATGAAGCGCGAACGGGAAAAAGCAATCCAGGCACGGAGTGCAGCACAACAGCTGCCAGCGATTAACCCGAATCAGGCGCTGGCAGGTCAGTATGACAGTGCACCGATGCCGGTCAACAATTATCAAAATTCACAACCAATGATGCCCGCTCCTTCGGAACCAAGTCCGCCCGCCGCTGTTCCTGTAGCGGGATCAACTCAGATTCAGGCCTGGCCTCCTGTTGGTGATCCGGGGATCGCCCAGGCTGTGCAGGCATCAAACTATTGGGCATTGAAAGAACAGCAGCAACAGAATCAATACCAACAACAGCAACTGAATCAAAATCAGAATCAGCGACAATTACATCAGGCCCCTGTCAGACAGCTTCAAAACCAACCTTATCAAAATCCCATTGCACAGGGGGTACGTCCGCA
This genomic interval from Gimesia alba contains the following:
- a CDS encoding tetratricopeptide repeat protein; this translates as MFQHTVLLTFCCILVYGCQSAPFSRRFLKNESLTQKSSETEEESAIQKNLREAMAAEREKGRLERQQRNAQSDSPESLAEISTQEEMLKRLTAKVESQALPLSSTQKPIQQPEIATDESKVLRELNLAYDADRAGNLEKAQGYYQRVLSMDPDNYEALHRLAIIEDKKQNFPAAEAYYLSALKLDPSNSDLLSDIGYSYMLQGRDDYGERYLQEALKYQPGHVRSLDHLGWFYGRTGQYDQALALFRMTGSEAQAQLKFAQLFPGVDPNQPTVQPGVAPQQVQQQVPNQNPVQMVAPDNSVPRIQPVGQVQTEYQQPVQYAATGNPHAATEPVMNQASNNPTLQIAEMMKREREKAIQARSAAQQLPAINPNQALAGQYDSAPMPVNNYQNSQPMMPAPSEPSPPAAVPVAGSTQIQAWPPVGDPGIAQAVQASNYWALKEQQQQNQYQQQQLNQNQNQRQLHQAPVRQLQNQPYQNPIAQGVRPQQPVQNQNLPHGGQQMRVQQIPQQNMPANVPRAGQPLYGNQYHVPGQFPGYQINATQSPAQQGQPASGNIQQQSDQELIREAARTGMNLGPGQMFPVAEGSPNQSNGSPLMSAQMNAGTILPASAQVPSQNVFRPGGQNIQQAQVGQPVYQQQSNSGIRQAGYEYSNQASPQGAVMNASLQYQGVQQVPSTLPPSALYSSNPAVAPANVRTMESDQNQGLQQNGYPKGMNPVQNQNRALMNQNATPQSSSPFQWGADQPATQQPASRYHFPTRQGQY